Proteins encoded in a region of the Marinobacter arenosus genome:
- a CDS encoding DUF2860 family protein, translating to MSRNVVARPRFFISLSGCLAAVLSSPLVSAVTIIPEKSGVSGYVNLGLGVIDIESNMVAGLARGIVDVGDAVTDDIDSAPDNDTAVVPMFNFEVSYTFAESRTQVYIGNLLEDFLTFDLSGLAGVRQDVGGAGLFGLALVSTSLSADVWEDPYQTGVKREDTERTGRGYRLTWERMFDSGMQVEYSSKSIDIDTERSGQGLGLGTAEQRLLDRNGDLKRLEVGYEFRLAGDRQILTPKAVYRDADLDGRAMANDGYGASLNYIFVQDQRLRWVFNVAYQTLDYDKVNPVYGQRDDANQYGISATTFYSAPFGWTPWAFNATAAYFKENHDIDFYDTSVAAFTVGLFRRF from the coding sequence ATGAGCCGGAATGTGGTTGCTCGCCCCAGGTTTTTCATCTCGCTCTCTGGCTGTCTTGCCGCCGTTTTATCGAGCCCCCTCGTCAGTGCCGTCACCATCATCCCTGAAAAGAGCGGAGTCTCAGGCTATGTGAACCTCGGGCTTGGTGTCATCGATATCGAGAGCAACATGGTGGCCGGTCTGGCGCGCGGCATTGTCGACGTGGGCGATGCCGTCACGGATGACATCGACAGCGCTCCCGACAACGACACAGCCGTTGTCCCCATGTTCAACTTCGAAGTGTCCTACACCTTCGCCGAATCCCGCACCCAGGTTTACATCGGTAACCTGCTGGAAGATTTCCTGACGTTCGACCTGTCCGGCCTGGCCGGCGTCCGGCAGGACGTGGGCGGAGCGGGCCTGTTCGGGCTTGCGCTGGTCAGCACGAGCCTGTCCGCCGATGTCTGGGAGGATCCTTACCAGACGGGCGTCAAGCGTGAAGATACGGAGCGTACCGGCCGGGGATACCGCCTCACCTGGGAGCGAATGTTCGATAGTGGAATGCAGGTGGAGTACTCCAGCAAGAGCATCGACATTGACACAGAACGCAGCGGGCAGGGCCTCGGCCTCGGTACAGCAGAACAGCGCCTTCTGGATCGGAACGGCGATCTCAAGCGCCTGGAAGTGGGGTATGAGTTCAGACTCGCGGGAGACCGGCAGATCCTGACCCCGAAAGCGGTCTACCGCGACGCCGACCTCGATGGCCGGGCTATGGCAAACGACGGCTACGGCGCCTCGCTCAATTACATCTTTGTGCAGGATCAGCGCTTGCGCTGGGTATTTAACGTCGCCTACCAGACACTCGACTACGACAAAGTTAACCCGGTTTATGGGCAGCGGGACGATGCCAACCAATATGGGATTTCCGCCACCACGTTCTATTCCGCCCCCTTTGGCTGGACACCCTGGGCCTTCAACGCCACTGCCGCCTATTTCAAGGAAAATCACGACATCGATTTTTACGATACGTCGGTTGCCGCGTTTACCGTCGGCCTCTTCCGTCGTTTTTAG